One Coccinella septempunctata chromosome X, icCocSept1.1, whole genome shotgun sequence genomic window carries:
- the LOC123322081 gene encoding protein phosphatase 1M, with translation MDSMYNRFKSVVGAVVGGSEGGASNDSLLSRQQKLEPKFPYNRPHFLQLDDEEIHISADHRLRPIIHPSKPLPYYAGYAECINAGKSRWNEDQAVFRQGVLTKPDVQFSIPYSYYGIFDGHAGVGAALCAANQLHHIIHEKLVDAQDDIWADFIGKNLVTCKQTDLLIIGALEAAFKEMDQLIAEDRMKYLAAGGCTACIALFILGKLYVANAGDSRAILCNNNNFQPLSMDFTPESERDRIRRLVEEQPSLVGNEFTSKEFLQPLQTTDLGKTVMYRDAHMKGWAYKTVEQDDLKNPVIVGHGKRSRLMGTIGVTRGFGDHDLNAIYTKVQIKPLLSHQPEVQVYKITSTDEKEVLVMGTDGLWDVVCCSKAAEIVKKSIENFSEKERYVCAATCLVGFARGSLINDHNWQLKNGKQASCDDISVLVIPTFPYKLEYQDLCEKYL, from the exons ATGGATTCTATGTATAATCGTTTCAAAAGCGTTGTTGGGGCTGTAGTAGGTGGGAGTGAAGGTGGTGCCAGTAACGATAGTCTCTTGTCAAGACAACAAAAGTTAGAACCTAAATTTCCATACAACAGGCCCCACTTCTTGCAGTTAGATGATGAAGAGATACACATATCTGCAGATCATCGCTTAAGACCAATCATACATCCTAGCAAACCACTCCCATATTATGCCGGTTATGCAGAATGCATAAATGCAGGGAAGTCCCGATGGAATGAGGATCAAGCAGTCTTCAGACAAGGGGTTTTGACTAAGCCTGATGTTCAATTTTCAATACCATATTCCTACTATGGGATATTTGATGGACATGCAGGTGTTGGGGCTGCATTATGTGCAGCAAATCAACTACATCATATTATTCAT GAGAAATTGGTGGATGCACAAGACGACATTTGGGCAGATTTCATTGGTAAAAATTTGGTAACGTGCAAGCAGACCGACTTGCTAATAATTGGAGCTTTGGAAGCTGCTTTCAAAGAAATG GATCAACTGATTGCCGAAGACAGAATGAAATACTTAGCAGCGGGTGGATGTACTGCTTGCATTGCCTTATTCATTTTAGGGAAATTGTATGTAGCAAATGCTGGTGACTCAAGAGCCATTTTatgcaataataataattttcaaccaCTTTCAATGGACTTCACTCCGGAAAGTGAAAGGGACAGAATAAGGAGGCTTGTTGAAGAACAGCCTAGTCTCGTAG GAAACGAGTTCACCTCGAAAGAATTTCTACAACCCTTACAAACAACGGATCTAGGTAAAACGGTTATGTACCGTGATGCTCATATGAAAGGCTGGGCTTATAAAACTGTTGAACAAGATGATTTGAAAAATCCAGTTATAGTGGGCCATGGAAAAAGA AGTCGTTTGATGGGCACAATAGGAGTTACCAGGGGATTTGGAGATCATGATTTAAATGCTATTTACACCAAAGTTCAAATAAAACCATTATTATCACACCAACCAGAAGTTCAAGTGTACAAAATAACAAGTACAGACGAAAAAGAAGTATTAGTGATGGGTACTGATGGTCTATGGGACGTAGTTTGTTGCTCTAAAGCTGCTGAAATAGTTAAAAAATCTATAGAGAACTTTAGCGAGAAAGAACGATACGTTTGTGCTGCAACCTGTTTAGTAGGCTTTGCTAGAGGTTCCCTAATAAATGACCATAACTGGCAGTTGAAGAATGGAAAGCAGGCATCCTGTGATGATATTTCAGTACTTGTTATTCCTACATTCCCTTATAAATTAGAGTATCAAGATTTATGTGAGAAATACTTATAA
- the LOC123322090 gene encoding homeobox protein Nkx-6.2 → MTQHSDASSDRSEVSVTPPPPVSKMLEFASHQNLSFLNLEHRNMLAAPLAALHSMTEMKTHQQHLSPDHLHHRQDKNDTDVMLERTNLHVERSGLASRSPLGGNSNSSQGANPHGIDHILSRPTQVTAGPLHFPHSLGFSQNSLGMASNSQAATNAAGLRGFNIAAAAFFHHHAANSVNKPPVELSRSTSGLYWPGFQGLVANPIAWRDRLSSMNHSNMGGLSDKDAKKKHTRPTFSGQQIFALEKTFEQTKYLAGPERAKLAYALGMTESQVKVWFQNRRTKWRKKHAAEMATAKRKQEVLDNQTDENSDVISDTEEENGSKRQNLQ, encoded by the exons ATGACACAACACAGTGACGCTTCTAGTGATCGATCAGAGGTATCGGTGACACCGCCGCCGCCGGTATCGAAAATGTTAGAATTCGCCAGTCACCAGAACCTGAGCTTCCTCAACTTGGAGCATCGCAACATGCTCGCCGCCCCCTTGGCCGCCCTGCACTCGATGACGGAGATGAAGACGCATCAGCAGCACCTGTCTCCTGACCATTTGCACCATCGTCAAGATAAGAACGATACGGATGTCATGCTGGAGCGTACAAATTTACACGTAGAACGCTCCGGCTTGGCCTCCCGCAGCCCGCTCGGCGGCAATAGTAATAGTTCGCAGGGGGCAAATCCTCACGGCATTGACCACATCCTGTCGAGACCGACCCAGGTCACGGCAGGTCCGCTACATTTTCCCCACAGCCTCGGCTTCTCCCAAAATTCTCTAGGGATGGCCTCCAACAGCCAGGCGGCCACCAACGCCGCCGGCCTGAGAGGCTTCAACATTGCCGCGGCCGCATTCTTCCACCACCATGCGGCCAATTCCGTCAACAAGCCGCCGGTCGAACTGTCGCGAAGTACCAGCGGCCTGTACTGGCCAGGCTTCCAAGGACTGGTCGCCAACCCCATCGCCTGGAGGGACCGCCTCAGCAGCA TGAATCACAGTAATATGGGTGGACTGAGTGACAAAGACGCAAAAAAGAAACACACACGTCCTACATTTTCGGGACAGCAGATTTTTGCGTTAGAGAAGACCTTCGAACAAACCAAATACCTTGCAGGGCCAGAAAGGGCCAAATTAGCGTATGCCTTAGGAATGACAGAGAGCCAAGTGAAG GTGTGGTTCCAGAATAGGCGCACAAAATGGAGGAAAAAACACGCGGCTGAAATGGCGACCGCAAAGCGGAAGCAAGAGGTCCTAGACAACCAGACAGATGAAAATAGCGACGTTATCTCCGACACCGAGGAGGAGAATGGCAGCAAGAGGCAGAATCTGCAATGA